Genomic segment of Maricaulis maris:
GCCCTGCTCTGGACCGACGCTGCACGCTTGATGGAACTCCCTGACCCCTTGCTCGATACGGTCTTCGACGCGGGAGCGGCTTGACGAGCGGCCTCGCCGTCCTTACCTCACGCGCCAGCAACGGAATCCGCCCCCGCGGATTCGTCCCAACCAAGGAGTGTCCCATGGCGACCAAAGCGGTCAGCGATGAATCCTTCGAGACTGATGTGATCAATGCCAGCGGCCCGGTCCTTGTGGACTTCTGGGCGGAATGGTGTGGTCCGTGCAAACAGATTTCCCCGGCTCTCGAAGAGATCGCCGAAGAGATGTCCGGTGCGCTGACGGTCGCCAAGGTCAATATCGACGATCATCCGATGACGCCGGGCAAGTACGGCGTGCGCGGTATCCCCACGCTGATGATCTTCAAGGACGGTCAGGTCGTCGCCACGAAAGTCGGCGCCATGGCCAAGGGCAAGATCGCCGAATGGGTCCAGGACACAATCTGATCGGTTTCCGATCCAGACTCCTGATCGAAGAACGGGCCCCTGCATCCACAGGGGCCCGTTTTCTTATGGCCGGGCCAGATCGAGGGCCGTCTGGAGCGCGCTCTCCGCGTCCTGCGGCATGTCGGGTGTCAAACCAACTCCTTCTATCCGGCCACTGGCGAGGGAGTAATAATCGGCAATCGGCAGGTAGAGCTGGAATCCACCGGGCATGTCGTAAACCCGCTGGGACAGCATTTCGCCGGCCGTGCCTTGACCGATCAGGATCGCGCGCCCTGATGCCCTGAGCGCATCGGCCGCAATCTCGGCGGCGCTGGCGGTGTGCTCACTGATGAGGACATAGACCGGTCCGCCATAATGGGGCCCGTCGGGGGTGAGGCGCGCCAGGGTCAGGTCATTGGCCTGGGCAGAGTCCCAGAAGTCGCGGATCGACCATCCGGTCCAGGGCGCGATGGTTGTGACATCCTGTGGCCCGGGGGCCCGATCCATGTGCGCGTTCCAGCCCTGGGACACGAAGACGCCAATATCCAACGGGGTCTCCAGCACATGTTCGACCAGCGGCTTGAAGGCAAACATCCCCCCGCGATTGGCGCGCAGGTCGATGATGAGGGCTGCGGTGTCACGCGTTGCAATCTCGTCATAGGCCGCCTCGATCTGTTCGATCGTGTCGACCCCCATCATTGTGTTGACGGTCAGCACGGCAATGTCGCCGTCCCAGCTCAGCGCGGCACCGTTTCCGACGCGCAGCTGATCAACCCAGTCAGTGATGGCCTCGGCGTTGCGGCCTTCTTGGCGAAGGTCGACGTGCGAGAAGGGTCCCGTCTCCCAGATGGTCTCGAAACCCGCGCGGAATTCATCGTCAGTCGTCGCCGTTTCCGCCAGTGCCCGCACAGCCTGTGTGACCGCCTCATAGGCGGGGCTGTCCAGTTCCGCGGGGTTGTAGTGATGGGCGTGCATGGTGGTGTCTATGGCTTCTGCAAGGGCGACATAGTCGGTTTCGACCGTCGCCGTTTGCGCGACGCCCTGTCCGGCGAAGGACAAGGCGAGCAGCGAGGCTGCGAAAAGCAGGGTGCGGGGCATCAGGGCATCCAGTCAGAGCTGTTGAGCGATGGACCTGTGATGCCAGTGATGGGTGGATTGGATGCAGTACGCGCCGGAGCGCTGCCCGGGCGTTGACCTCAGCCCGGGGTGATGTGCGGTGGTTCATCCCCGAGTGCCAGTGCTTCGCCGACAAGGTAGAGCGACCCGCTGATCAGGATTCGCGGTGAGGGGTGTTCCTTGATCGCGTTCTTCATGGCCGCGATCAGCCCGGCGGCTGTGCTGGCTTCGAGACCGGTGCGGGCACTGGCGGCCGCAACATCGGAGGCCAGGCGGGAGCCGCCGCGACCCGATTTGAACTCGACCGCGATCAGGCGGCGGGCAAGGCCGGAGAACTGGCTGCACCAGGCTTCCACATCCTTGTCCGGCGAGAAGCCGGCGATGATGACGAGGGGGCGGTCATCGCGCTCGTCCATGTCCGCCAGGGCGTGGGAAAGCGCCTTGGCGGCCGCCTCGTTATGGCCGCTGTCGAGCCAGAGTTCGGCATCGGCTTGGCGGGCGAGGTCGCCGATCGGTCCAGTTGTGAGGCGCTGCAGGCGACCCGGCCAGCGAGCGTCACCGATACCCTTGGCGACCGCGTCTTCGGGCCATTGCAGGACCGCCGCGCAGGCTGCAGCCGCACCGGCATTGAGTACCTGATGGGGGCCCAGAAGGCCCGGCGCCGGCAGGTCCCAGACCTGGGTCTCGTTCTCGAAGACCAGTCGTCCGTGCTGCATGTAGGCGTTATAGTCGCGGCCCCAGACATAGGTTGGTGCGCCGACCTTCTGCGCTTCATCGAGAATGGCCGCCTCGGAGACGGCGCACTGGTTGGCGACGACCGTCGGGACCCCGAACTTGCAGATGCCGGCCTTGATGCGGGCAATATCGGCGAGTTCACGGCCGAGGAATTCCTGGTGGTCGAGACTGACCGGTGTGATCACCGACAGGGCCGGTCTGGCGATGACATTGGTTGCGTCCAGGCGTCCGCCCATGCCGACCTCGAGGATCAGCCGGTCGGCCGGGTGCTCCGAGAACAGCAGGAAGGCCGCGGCGGTGGTGATCTCGAAGAAGGTGATCGGTTCGCCGAAATTGGCCGCCTCGCAGCGGGCGAAGGCTTCGATCAGGGTGTGGTCATCGGCCGGCTTGCTGTCGAGCAGGATGCGCTCGTTGAAATTGACCAGGTGCGGCGAGGTATAGATATGCACCCGCTCGCCCTTGGCGCGGGCCATCTCGGCGAGGAAGGCGCAGATCGAGCCCTTCCCGTTGGTGCCGGCGACATGGATGGTTGGCGGGAGATTGTCCTGCGGCGAGCCAAGCGCTGCCAAAAGCCGCTGGAGGCGGCCCAGGGAGAGGTCAATTTTTTGGGGATGCAGGCGTGCAAGGCGCGCCAGCGCGTCATCGAGTGCTTGTCGACGCGTGCTAATGGCTTCCCCCGTCGCTCACCACATGATCGGCTGGCGGCGGTGCCAGGGAGGCAGGAATGGACGTGCCCGGCTTTTTCATCATGACCCTCAGGAGACGGGCCAATGTAGCGGGAAGGTCGGCACGATGCACGACTTTGTCGACCATGCCCTTTTCCAGCAGGTATTCGGCGCGCTGGAAGCCTTCCGGCAGTTTCTCGCGGATGGTCTGCTCGATAACGCGCGGTCCGGCAAAGCCGATCAGGGCCCCCGGCTCGGCGATGTGGACATCACCCAGCATGGCGTAGGACGCGGTCACACCGCCGGTGGTCGGGTCCGTCAGAACGACGATATAGGGCAGGCCGGCCTCGCGCAGCATCTCGACCGCCAGCGTGGTCCGCGGCATCTGCATCAGAGACAGCGCGCCTTCCTGCATGCGGGCGCCACCAGCGGCCGTGAAGACGATCATCGGCGCCTTCCGGGCGATCGCGGTCTCAGCCGCCTTGATGAAGCTCTCGCCGGCTGCCATGCCGAGCGAGCCGCCCATGAAGGCAAAATTCTGCACCAGCACAACGGCGTCAAGCCCGCCGATCTGGCCGGTCGCAATCGCCATGGCGTCATCGCGCCCGGTCTTCTTGCGGGCTGCGGCCAGCTTGGTCGTGTAGGGTTTGTCGTCACGGAATTTGAGCGGATCCTTGACCACGACCGGGGTTTCGATCTCGGTGTACTCGCCGTCGAAAGTGAACTGGAAGCGATAGGCTGGCGCGATCCGCATGTGGTGACCGGCCGGCGTCACGAAGAGGCCGGCTTCCAGATCCTTGTGGAAGACCATCTCCTCGGAGATCGGGCATTTGACCCAGAGATTGTCCGGCGTGTCGCGCTTGGAAAAGATCTTCGACATGCCCGGCGGCGTGATCTTGGACAGCCAGTTCAAACCATTCGACTTTTCGGTCATGCGTGTCGGTCCCGTAATCGTTCCGGCCAGCTGGCCGCTTATCCCTGGCGCCGCGCGGTATGGACCGCCGACGACAGACGTTTCACCAGGCCGGTTGCCCCGTCAACGCCGCCCTCATGCATGGCGTCGACAATGGCCGATCCGACCACGACAGCATCAGCCCGCTTGGCAATCGCCGCAGCCTGTTCCGGCTCGCGAACACCAAAGCCGACGGCGACCGGAAGGCCCGAAGCGGCCTTGACCCGGTCGACGGCAGCGCCAACCTCGGTGACCACGCCGGTTCCGGCCCCGGTCACCCCTGTCGTGGAGACGTAATAAACGAAGCCCGACGTATTGGCGACCACGGTCGCCAGACGGTCATCATCCGTGGTCGGCGTCGCCAGGCGGATCAGGGCGATGTCCTGCTTGTTGAGCGCGGTGCGCAGCTCGGTGTCTTCCTCCGGCGGAATGTCGACGCAGATCAGACCGTCGACGCCAGACTTGGCCGCGGCCTTGGCGAAGGCCTCCCAGCCCATGGAAAAGATCGGGTTGGCGTAGCCCATCAGGACCAGCGGCGTTTCCGTGTCGCGCTTGCGGAATTCGGCAGCCTGGGCGAGCGTGCCCTTCAGCGTCATTCCCGCCTCCAGCGCTCGCAGCGCCGAAGCCTGAATCGCCGGACCATCGGCTGCCGGATCGGTGAACGGCATGCCCAGCTCGATCACATCGGCCCCGGCAGACGGCAGCGTGTTCAGGAGCGCTTGGCTGTCGCCATCGCCCGCCATCATGTAGGCGACAAATCCGGCACGATTATAGGCGGACAGTTCCGCGAAACGGGTGGTGAGGCGGTTGGTCATTCTTGTCCCGTCAAAGGTTGGAGGTCGGGCAGGTTGGGGAGCGATTAAGCGTGTAGTCCAGCCAGAGAAGACCGCCTTCGCGCGTCAGGTCCAGCCGCAAGACTTCTTCGCATCCCGTGTCTGGTGTGCGTCTAACGGCTTTGAGCAGGTTCTCGTCCGATTCCCCTACGCGCCACTGGTCTGCGATCAAATGGTCCATGTGGAACTCAATGACGCCAGGTTCAGGTCGACCCAGCATCATCAACCGTTGATTGAGTGTGCCCGTCAGATCAATCGAGGCCGAGTTGTCGGGGCCAAATACGACGTGTGCTGGAGTTGGCAGATACCCTCCCATCAACACAATCGAACTCTCAAAGTCCTGGCTTGAGAGGCCGAGCGCGCTGGTCATAACAATCGCTCCGATCACAATGTTGCTCCCGACACGCGTGTCACTACTGACACATCTTCGCCGCAGCGTGCGCAGTCTGACTTAATCACGACTTGCGGCGTCACAGTCCCACTCACGCCCGCTTCTTCTTCGCATCCACAAACGCCCGCAGAACGGCATTCATGCGCGTCTGATAGCCTTTTCCACTCTCCTTGAAGAAGGCGATGATGTCGTCGTCAAGCCGCAAGGTGACCTGTTTCTTCGACGGCGGGGTCCAGAGCGTGGCTTCAGCGAACCAGGCCTCGTCGAGTTCGGGTATGTCGGAGACGTCGATCTTGTCGTCGGGGATGGCTGCCAATTCGCGAAGTCGCTCCTCGGAGACGGGTTCAAGGTCACTCAGCTTTTTGCGGATCATGGCCATGATGGAGGCGCCTTTCCTTCTTCTTGGCGGGGCGGGCGGAAATGATCCGAATCACCCCGTTTCGCTCTGTGTGGATGACGGCGATGGCGCGCTCACCCAGGAGTCCAATCGAAAAGAACCGTGCTTCTCCATCGCGACCGCGGCGGGCCGGCTGCGTGAGGACGCGTCCCTCGAAGATGAAGGCAGCTTCCCCAAAACTCAGCCCATGCTTGCGCTGGTTGGCCTCATCCTTGGCCGGATCCCATTCGAATTCCATGAAGCGTAGCTACAATTGTAGTTTGCTGCAATCTGTTCCCGCTCGCATTATGCGAGAACATAAAAAGAACACAACTATAAAGTGCTACAGCTCCACCCCCAGCATGCGCGCCACTTGCGGGACGTCCTTGTCGCCGCGGCCGCACATATTCATCAGGATAAGGCCGTCCGGGCCGAGTTCCTTGGCCAGGTCGCGAACGCGGGCGAGGGCGTGGGCGGGTTCCAGGGCCGGTATGATGCCTTCCAGCTTGGTGCAGAGCTGGAACATCTCCATCGCCTCCTCATCCGTCGCGGAGACGTATTCGGCGCGTTTCATGTCGTGCAGGAAGGCGTGCTCGGGGCCGATGCCCGGGTAATCGAGCCCGGCCGAGATCGAGTGGGCGTCGATGATCTGGCCGTCATCATCCTGAAGGAGATAGGTCTTGTTGCCGTGCAGGATGCCCGGCCGCCCGCCTTTCAGCGAGGCGGCATGCTTGCCGGTCTCCACGCCCAGGCCGGCCGCTTCGACACCGATCAGACGGACATCCTCATCCTCGATGAAGGGATGGAACAGCCCCATCGCGTTCGAGCCACCGCCGATGCAGGCGACACAGGCATCGGGAAGGCGTCCGATCCGGTCCATCATCTGGGCGCGGGCCTCGCGGCCGATGATCGACTGGAAGTCGCGGACCATGGCCGGATAGGGGTGCGGGCCCGCGACCGTGCCGATGACGTAGAAGGTGTCCGAGACATTGGTGACCCAGTCCCGCAGCGCCTCATTCATCGCGTCCTTCAGCGTGCCTGTGCCGGAGGTCACCGGCACGACCTCGGCGCCGAGCAGCTTCATGCGGAAGACGTTGGGCGCCTGGCGCTCGACATCCGTCGCGCCCATGAAGACGGTACAGGGAATGCCGAAGCGTGCCGCCACGGTCGCTGTCGCCACGCCATGCTGGCCGGCGCCGGTCTCGGCAATGATGCGGGTCTTGCCCATGCGGCGGGCCAGCAGGACCTGGCCGAGGCAGTTATTGATCTTGTGGCTGCCGGTGTGGTTGAGCTCGTCGCGCTTGAACCAGATCCTGGCGCCGCCAAACGCTTCGGTCAGGCGCTCGGCGAAATAGATCGGCGAGGGCTTGCCGACATAATCGGTCAGGAAGAGATCCATCTCCGCCTTGAAGTCAGGATCGGCCTTGGCCGCCGTATAGGCCTTCTCGAGCTCGAGAATGTTCGGCATCAGCGTTTCGGCAACGAAACGACCGCCGTAATCGCCGAAGCGGCCATCGATATCGGGCCAGGCCGAAAGCGCATTCGGTCGTGTGTCGGCAGAGGCGGGTTCGCTCATGGCACGCTCCTTGTGCGCTTGGATTTGGTTCAGCAGGCCGCCAGTGCGGCGGCAAAACCGGCAATGCGCCCGGCATCCTTGACGCCCGGCGCGCTTTCAATACCGGAGGAGACATCCACCGCCCCGGCTCCGGCAGCTTTGACAGCGGCGCAGACATTGGTGTCATCAAGCCCCCCGGACAAGAGCCAGGGCACGGAAATCTGCAGCGTTTTCAGCAAAGAATAGTCATAGCCATGACCCAGACCGCCGGGCCGGTCGGCGCCGGCCGGTGGTTTGGCGTCAAACAGCATCAGGTCGGCGATCCGGTCATAGGGTCTTGCCGCCTCCAGATCGCTCGCCTCGGCAATCGGCAAAGCCTTGATAATCCCGCGCTTTGCATAGGCACGCGCCTGCACGACCCGCTGCGGGCTCTCCGCCCCGTGCAACTGGATCCAGTCCGGCCGCATGGCGTCACGGATCTGCGCCAGCAGGTCATCATCGGGATTGACGGTGACGGCGACCGTCTCGCTGCTTTGCGCCAGATGGCACAGCTCACCGGCCAGCACCGGCGAGACATGGCGCGGGCTCTTCGGGAAAATCACATACCCCGTCCAGCGCGCCCCGGCCTTTTCGGCCGCCGCGATATCCCGTCCGGTCTTGAGGCCACAGAACTTGATGTCGGTCATGGCCTAAGCGTTAGCGGTTTCAGCGCCGTGGGGGAAGCCTTGGATGACGGGGTTTCGCGTCCTCCAGCGGGCTGTTGAGGTGACACGGGCGTGCATGTGAATCGGAACTTCGTTGCCAAGTCCCGCCGGTCCGGGCTTTGTTCTCGGGTTCTGATCGGGTTTTCCTATTGTGCCGGAGGCGCCGCCCTTGCCTGACGCTCTGCATCTGCCCCTGCCGCTTCTGACCGGTTTCGCCGGTATCACGGTCCTGCTTGTTGTCGGCAGCCTGGCCGCCCTGGTCCTTCCGCGCCTGCAGCCCGGACGGTGGGATGACCTCGCTCCGCGCATGACCAGCTGGTGGGTCATGGCCGGCCTGTTGATGGTGGCGCTCTGGGCTGGCTGGCAAGCAACGACGCTGTTGTTCGCCTTTGTCAGCTTTGTCGCCCTGCGTGAGTTCGTCACACTCGCGCCTACGCGGCGGGAAGACCGGCTGGTGGTGCTGGTCGTCTATGCCTCGGTGCTGATCAGTTATTGGTCGATCTGGATCGACAATTACGCCTACTTCCTCGTCATCGTGCCGATCTACATGTTCGTTGCGACGGCTGTCATCATGACGCTGATGGGCCGCACGGACGGCTTCCTTGCCACAATCGGCACCCTGCAATGGGGCGTCATCGTCTGCGTCTTCAATCTGGGTCATGTCGCTTTTCTGATGCGCACACCGATCGAGGAAGTGCCGATGGCCGGCCCGGCGGGCCTGGTCTTCTTCCTGATCGTGATGACCCAGCTCAACGACGTCGCCCAATATGTCTGGGGCAAGAGCCTGGGGCGGCATCCGATCAGCCCGCAAGTCAGTCCGAACAAGACCTGGGAGGGGGCTATCGGCGGCTGGGCAACGACAGCGCTGGCTTTCGTGCTTCTCGCTCCGGTTTTCACGCCGCTTGCCTTCTGGCCCAGCGTGCTGGTCGGTGCGATCCTGCCGGTGCTCGGCTTTTTTGGCGATATCACCATGTCGGCGATCAAGCGGGACCTGGGCGTCAAGGACACATCCCGTCTGCTGCCGGGGCATGGTGGCTTGCTGGACCGGGTCGACAGCCTCACCTTCACCGCGCCCTGGTATTTCCACATGCTGGCAATTTTCGGCCTGGAGCGCTTCTAGATGCTCATCCTGCTAAGACGCCTCGTTCTGGTCTGCATCATCCGTCCAATCGCTTATCTCGTCATCGGTTTTGATGTGAGAGGGGCGGAAAACCTGCCTCGGACCGGCCCTGCCATTATTGCCGCCAATCACAACAGCCATGTCGATACGCTCCTCCTGCTCAGCCTGTTTCGCTCGCGCCTTCTGCCCCGCATTCGGCCCGTCGCGGCCTCGGATCACTTTCTGACTGGTGGGCTGGCGAGCTGGTTCTACCTGAACTGTGTCGGAATTCTGCCGGTCAATCGCCGCGCAAGGGGCCGTGAAGATGTGTTGGCGGGCTGCCGGGATGCCCTATCGTCCGGCGACATTCTATTGATCTTCCCGGAGGGCACGCGCGGCGAACCCGAGCAAATGGGCGCGCTCAAGACCGGTATCGCAAGACTGGCCGAAGCCTTTCCCGATTGTCCGGTGGTCCCGGTCTATCTCCAAGGCGCAGGACGGGTCCTGCCGCGTGGTTCGGTCATTCCGGTGCCATTCGTCTGCAGCGCTGTCATCGGCGACGCCCTGCGATGGAGCGGCGGCCGTGATACCTTCATGACGGGCCTGCGCGACGCGCTGGCTGCGCTGAAGGCAGAAGCCCCGCCCCTGCGCTGGCTTTGACAGGAAGAGGCCGTCCCATGATCTCAAATGCCATCACCCTTTTCCGCACCGGGCTCGCGCTTTTGCTGCTGGGCTGGTTGATCATCCACGGTCCCGGCTGGGTCGCGCTTGCCGTTTTCCTGATTGCCGGCGGGCTTGACGTTCTGGACGGCAAGCTGGCCCGCGCGCTGAACGAGACCTCGCCACTAGGGGCCGTCCTCGATCTTATCGGGGATCGGCTTTTGACCTTGGCGGCTGTCCTCGGGCTTGTCGCCGCCGACGCCTTGCCGGTCTGGGCCCTGCCAGGCGCCGTGGTTCTGGTCGTGCGCTGTATCGTGGTCGCCGGGTTCAGCGAGGCGCTGGGGCCAGGGCAATCCCTGGACCAATCACGACTGGAGCCGTTGAAGATCGTCACCAGCTTTCTCGGCCTCTCACTGGCCATGCTGCCGTTTGATGCGCTGGGCCCGGTCGATCTGGACATCCTCGCGGGCAGCATCATTTCGTTGGCCGGCGCGCTCACCCTGGT
This window contains:
- the trxA gene encoding thioredoxin TrxA, with product MATKAVSDESFETDVINASGPVLVDFWAEWCGPCKQISPALEEIAEEMSGALTVAKVNIDDHPMTPGKYGVRGIPTLMIFKDGQVVATKVGAMAKGKIAEWVQDTI
- a CDS encoding BrnA antitoxin family protein, producing the protein MAMIRKKLSDLEPVSEERLRELAAIPDDKIDVSDIPELDEAWFAEATLWTPPSKKQVTLRLDDDIIAFFKESGKGYQTRMNAVLRAFVDAKKKRA
- a CDS encoding phosphatidate cytidylyltransferase; protein product: MPDALHLPLPLLTGFAGITVLLVVGSLAALVLPRLQPGRWDDLAPRMTSWWVMAGLLMVALWAGWQATTLLFAFVSFVALREFVTLAPTRREDRLVVLVVYASVLISYWSIWIDNYAYFLVIVPIYMFVATAVIMTLMGRTDGFLATIGTLQWGVIVCVFNLGHVAFLMRTPIEEVPMAGPAGLVFFLIVMTQLNDVAQYVWGKSLGRHPISPQVSPNKTWEGAIGGWATTALAFVLLAPVFTPLAFWPSVLVGAILPVLGFFGDITMSAIKRDLGVKDTSRLLPGHGGLLDRVDSLTFTAPWYFHMLAIFGLERF
- a CDS encoding CDP-alcohol phosphatidyltransferase family protein, whose product is MISNAITLFRTGLALLLLGWLIIHGPGWVALAVFLIAGGLDVLDGKLARALNETSPLGAVLDLIGDRLLTLAAVLGLVAADALPVWALPGAVVLVVRCIVVAGFSEALGPGQSLDQSRLEPLKIVTSFLGLSLAMLPFDALGPVDLDILAGSIISLAGALTLVTLVGYVRAAVARLRQG
- the accD gene encoding acetyl-CoA carboxylase, carboxyltransferase subunit beta; the protein is MNWLSKITPPGMSKIFSKRDTPDNLWVKCPISEEMVFHKDLEAGLFVTPAGHHMRIAPAYRFQFTFDGEYTEIETPVVVKDPLKFRDDKPYTTKLAAARKKTGRDDAMAIATGQIGGLDAVVLVQNFAFMGGSLGMAAGESFIKAAETAIARKAPMIVFTAAGGARMQEGALSLMQMPRTTLAVEMLREAGLPYIVVLTDPTTGGVTASYAMLGDVHIAEPGALIGFAGPRVIEQTIREKLPEGFQRAEYLLEKGMVDKVVHRADLPATLARLLRVMMKKPGTSIPASLAPPPADHVVSDGGSH
- the trpA gene encoding tryptophan synthase subunit alpha, with amino-acid sequence MTNRLTTRFAELSAYNRAGFVAYMMAGDGDSQALLNTLPSAGADVIELGMPFTDPAADGPAIQASALRALEAGMTLKGTLAQAAEFRKRDTETPLVLMGYANPIFSMGWEAFAKAAAKSGVDGLICVDIPPEEDTELRTALNKQDIALIRLATPTTDDDRLATVVANTSGFVYYVSTTGVTGAGTGVVTEVGAAVDRVKAASGLPVAVGFGVREPEQAAAIAKRADAVVVGSAIVDAMHEGGVDGATGLVKRLSSAVHTARRQG
- a CDS encoding S41 family peptidase, giving the protein MPRTLLFAASLLALSFAGQGVAQTATVETDYVALAEAIDTTMHAHHYNPAELDSPAYEAVTQAVRALAETATTDDEFRAGFETIWETGPFSHVDLRQEGRNAEAITDWVDQLRVGNGAALSWDGDIAVLTVNTMMGVDTIEQIEAAYDEIATRDTAALIIDLRANRGGMFAFKPLVEHVLETPLDIGVFVSQGWNAHMDRAPGPQDVTTIAPWTGWSIRDFWDSAQANDLTLARLTPDGPHYGGPVYVLISEHTASAAEIAADALRASGRAILIGQGTAGEMLSQRVYDMPGGFQLYLPIADYYSLASGRIEGVGLTPDMPQDAESALQTALDLARP
- a CDS encoding folylpolyglutamate synthase/dihydrofolate synthase family protein — its product is MSTRRQALDDALARLARLHPQKIDLSLGRLQRLLAALGSPQDNLPPTIHVAGTNGKGSICAFLAEMARAKGERVHIYTSPHLVNFNERILLDSKPADDHTLIEAFARCEAANFGEPITFFEITTAAAFLLFSEHPADRLILEVGMGGRLDATNVIARPALSVITPVSLDHQEFLGRELADIARIKAGICKFGVPTVVANQCAVSEAAILDEAQKVGAPTYVWGRDYNAYMQHGRLVFENETQVWDLPAPGLLGPHQVLNAGAAAACAAVLQWPEDAVAKGIGDARWPGRLQRLTTGPIGDLARQADAELWLDSGHNEAAAKALSHALADMDERDDRPLVIIAGFSPDKDVEAWCSQFSGLARRLIAVEFKSGRGGSRLASDVAAASARTGLEASTAAGLIAAMKNAIKEHPSPRILISGSLYLVGEALALGDEPPHITPG
- a CDS encoding lysophospholipid acyltransferase family protein, with product MLILLRRLVLVCIIRPIAYLVIGFDVRGAENLPRTGPAIIAANHNSHVDTLLLLSLFRSRLLPRIRPVAASDHFLTGGLASWFYLNCVGILPVNRRARGREDVLAGCRDALSSGDILLIFPEGTRGEPEQMGALKTGIARLAEAFPDCPVVPVYLQGAGRVLPRGSVIPVPFVCSAVIGDALRWSGGRDTFMTGLRDALAALKAEAPPLRWL
- the trpB gene encoding tryptophan synthase subunit beta; the encoded protein is MSEPASADTRPNALSAWPDIDGRFGDYGGRFVAETLMPNILELEKAYTAAKADPDFKAEMDLFLTDYVGKPSPIYFAERLTEAFGGARIWFKRDELNHTGSHKINNCLGQVLLARRMGKTRIIAETGAGQHGVATATVAARFGIPCTVFMGATDVERQAPNVFRMKLLGAEVVPVTSGTGTLKDAMNEALRDWVTNVSDTFYVIGTVAGPHPYPAMVRDFQSIIGREARAQMMDRIGRLPDACVACIGGGSNAMGLFHPFIEDEDVRLIGVEAAGLGVETGKHAASLKGGRPGILHGNKTYLLQDDDGQIIDAHSISAGLDYPGIGPEHAFLHDMKRAEYVSATDEEAMEMFQLCTKLEGIIPALEPAHALARVRDLAKELGPDGLILMNMCGRGDKDVPQVARMLGVEL
- a CDS encoding BrnT family toxin; this translates as MEFEWDPAKDEANQRKHGLSFGEAAFIFEGRVLTQPARRGRDGEARFFSIGLLGERAIAVIHTERNGVIRIISARPAKKKERRLHHGHDPQKAE
- a CDS encoding phosphoribosylanthranilate isomerase translates to MTDIKFCGLKTGRDIAAAEKAGARWTGYVIFPKSPRHVSPVLAGELCHLAQSSETVAVTVNPDDDLLAQIRDAMRPDWIQLHGAESPQRVVQARAYAKRGIIKALPIAEASDLEAARPYDRIADLMLFDAKPPAGADRPGGLGHGYDYSLLKTLQISVPWLLSGGLDDTNVCAAVKAAGAGAVDVSSGIESAPGVKDAGRIAGFAAALAAC